The Chelonia mydas isolate rCheMyd1 chromosome 1, rCheMyd1.pri.v2, whole genome shotgun sequence nucleotide sequence GTGAGGAGGCAAGATATGGACAACTCTGAGAGTAAGAAatgataaaacaaataattttaagaTTCTAAAATACAAAGGACTATTTTTAACCTTCAAAATAACAAAGCAATTAAATAACAGAAAAGTAAACACAAGGGGTTTTCCCTTGATGCATAATCAAGTTGCAATTTGTTAGACTTTAatccttttaaataaatttaaactaTACTACTATAACTGGCATCAAAAACAGAATGAGAAGTATCAGAACAGCTTAAGTAGGAGCACGCTAACAACGATTTTATGAAGATTTGAAATCCCACAAGGGGGATAATATCTGAATAACAAATTTACATTTTGACATATCTGTTTCTTTTACAAACCATATTTggtaaaataaacacaaaaagtTTGTTAACCTACCTGTGTGACCATGCTTTGTATATATGTTGctggatgctgctgcttttgctgaaCAGCGCTTTCTATTGCTACTTTAGCTACAGTGCTTGGATCCGCTCCAGCTGGCACAGCAACCATAGTTGCACTGCAACCTGCATTGTTGGGGTCACTGATTGTAACAATTCTAACTCCTACTTTATTTGGAATTCCTGGAACAGTTTCCCTATCATTATCCTCCGCTGGCCTCTTTACAGTTTTGCATTCTGCTGTGCCATTAGTAGACCGAACTTCAGATGACAGGGTAGACTGGGACACTCTAGGTCCTGAGTGTGGAACTGCTATGATTTGATGCCCCTGTATAACAGAGGCTGTAGATTGTGGTGAGACAACTACACTTGGGCGTTGCTGAGGCACATCTGAATTCAAACTTGAAGCTAAAGGTCCATTAGGTAAATCAGTGTTGGTACCACTAAGTTGCTGGGTTAACAGTTTTGCAGCTTCCTGTGTACCGCTTACAACAGGTGAACTACTGAAAGTTAATACAGGTCCATTAGAAATCCTTTCCCCTTGATCACCTTTGGCAGTCTCTTGCTGCATGACATCTGAATTCCCTTGTTCCACTGGAGAGATCTCACCATTTCCTACATGATTGGAAGTTTTGTGATTTGGAATGTTTTTGCTCAAATGAGAACCATCTCCTTTATCAAAATCACAGATTCCATTAACTAGGGGCTTCTTCAAATCACTTTTAATTTCCTGTGTGTCCATTTGTTCAAAGTTCTGCTTTCCAGGAGCTCCATTCTCACCCAATTCTAATGATGGCCCGTTACTGACTTGCGAGCACTGATTGGCCTCATTTTGAGTTTTCCCTGAGTTAGAAGGAGGTAGACTGGAGTCATTATACTTTCTCCCATTTAAAAGACTTCCCACCTGCATATCATTTTCCTTTGCATCCCCATTACTGGTGTTCGCAGCTCCTCTTCGGCAAGAGGGATTTTCCATAACTTCAATTTTACGTTCATGAACGTGTAAACCTGTTGCTTCCTTTGCTTCTTCTTCCTTTTGGCAAATTATTTTATCACCTTTgaatggaggagcagcagcacatGGTGATTGTCCAGCTGGAGGTGCTTGAGTAGTTGGAAGTGTTTGCACCTGAAGCCCAACTCCTGTCTGTGTTCCACTCATTGAGATTCCTGCTGGAGCAATGAGCTGAGTTGTATTTCCCTGACTCACAGTTGCAGTAGCAAAACTAGTATTTGGCACAACTGTTATGGTAACCTGGTTGCCAGAAGTCCCTTGGAAAATGGTTGCTGGGCTATTTGAGATCAACTGGCCTGGCAATATTTGTAGATTAGAAATGGGTACTGTTTGTACTGCCCCTTGGGGCTGGATTGCGCTCTGGACCAGCTGAACATTTTGCTGTCCAACTAATAGCTGCTGAGCTGGAGACTGTCCTTGAACTCCAAAACTTGGTGCTTGGTTATTGGCCACCTGATAAACCACCTGAGGGCTAGGGGCTCTTGCGTTGTTAGGTGGAGGAATCTGTGGAGCTGGGAGTATAAGCTTACCACCAGGAGTTGAAGGGCCTCGTTTTGGAAGAAGCAGCTGTTTTATCAGACTAGATTCTCCAGACGAAGGCTGACCAACTCCTGCATTAGCTTGCTGTGGCTGAACTTGCATTTGTACCGGTTGTTGTTGCTGGACTTGTACTTGTACCTGTTGTTGTGATGGCGCGGGTGaatgttgctgctgttgctgcctctTCACGGAAAGCATCTGGCTGACAGTAGGAGGGGGTCCTTGTGACTGAGTAGTAGATGGAGATGACATTACTGTAGGAACCTGGTTATTTGTAACTGGTCCAGGAGACGGTGAGGAAGATGGAGTTATGTTTGGTTGTCCAGTCAACTGGACAGTTTGCCCAgttggaagagaagctggattaGTTAGCACAATTTGGTGAATGGCTGGTGCATAAGTTTGACCTTGCTGAGCTGGCTGGCTTACAATCACTACACTTTGTTGGGAtggtggcggctgctgctgcatgGGTTGCTGTACCACTGTAGGTGGGACTTGCTGAGAAGGTAGAGGCTTTGGAGCAATATTCTGAAACCCTACCCTAGAAGTTTGTGGATTTTGGACACCAGCAATAGTAACCACCTGCCCAGCTGCAACTTGGAAATTCTGTACTGTAGTGGCAGAAACAATATTGGATGCAGAGGTTGTGACATATTGTTGGGGTGCTATGATGACTGTGTCTTGTTGCTGGTTACCAGCAGAGGGCTGCTGAGATGAAGTTTGCAAAGGTTGTGACGATGTAGTGATTAACTGTTGACCCTGTGAAACTGCTGAAGTGCATGCTGGTAGGTTCTGTACTCTGCCAAATATATGACCCTGAGGTACAGCTTGTTGAATTACCGTAACAGGAGTGCCTGAAGGTATCTGTCCTGGTACCACTGCATGTAGTGGAGACTGTTGTTGAATTACAGGTTGGTGGTGAAGCAATGTCTGAGAACTGACAACAGCAACAGATGGTTGTGGTCCTGCACTGCTGTGATTTTGATTAGAAGCTTGTGCTGCTCCACCTACAGCAATAGTAACAGGAACTGCAGATTGGGAAACCGAGCTCTGTATTACTGTGGCCTTGACTACCTCACAGGAAATTGGAGTTTTATTCTGAATGACAGTCACGGTAGcgttttgttgttgctgtgtgtGAACTGAAGGATTTTGTGGAATTCTAGAAACAGTCTGTGCCACAGTGTGAACACCTTGAATTGGAAAAGACATCTGTGTTGCTGTCAGATTTGAAGACTGGTTGTTAACTGGGGTCCTCTGAAAATGGTTTCCTACACTTTGTGGTCCATGTGGGATTCCTATTGacccaaataaaattaaaaaaaatcagaagtctGAATGcaaaaatccaaaccaaaccaaaacagtcccacccccacacctcaaaGCAAAACACACAAATATAAAGAATCAAAAATCCCAAATTTGAAATTATCATTACAGCCAAGTGAAGTAGTTTCTAAACTCAGCTATAGCATGTCCGGATTAGTGGTGGACATAAGAGTGGCTTGTCTGGTGACTTGCAAATTTAGGGATTAGGTGTCAAATGCTAGGCAGTATCTACTCAGATACTACTTAGTAACACTATCATCCAACACTACAAagcattaaacaaaaaaattaaacaactaGTTTCTCAAAACTTCTTTTCACTGAAGTTtgttttactatagtttcagaaGCAACAAAAATGGCTGCCACataaaatataatgtaaaagATAAAGAACCTGCTGGTGAAGGAGACGGAGATACATCAGGAATAGAATCAACCCGGACGACAGGGGTAGCAGAAGTTGGTTGTTGCTGATAGTACATCTGAATGGGAAGTGGTATAGCTCTCCTTTTAACTCCTACTACGTGTATATGTGCCTGCCCGTTGTTATTTGGATCCTCTACTCTCTTCACTGTGTGATTTGGAAAGACAGTTCTGCCAAACACAAACATACAGCTATATACATAACAAAAATTCAGTCCTTTCACagtgttattttttttcctctttcttttcatttttagcaCATTGACTCTGTTCTGTACGTAGAGAGGACAAAGACAAACATATATACAAAAACTAAGAAGTCAAATACTTCATTGAGTATCTAACTGCAAAATCTAGATCCAGGATACTACTGTTAGTCAGTTAGGGTTCAACCTCTGCCAAAAAGAGAAGGAATGGGCATGGGAAGTCTCCATTCTATTTTTCAAACAGAAGAGTATTTTCCAATGGCTAATATTTCATGACAGCATCTGTTTCTGTTTCTGCAGAGATGCAGCCTGTCATGTGTCTTCTCACCAGagtgagatgctcagatgcttTTTTTAGAAGACTACCTCCTTGGGGACTGAGAGGTTCACCAGAATTAGCATTTCCAATGGACAAGAGAAATGAAAACTGTAACCCCCAAAAGCTAAAAGTGGAAGAAATATATGGCCAAACACATACAGCAAGCTCTAACAAAGTCTTTACAAAGAACAAAATAATTGCATTGAactatcaaactttttttttttttttttacttaaaattcCAAATGCTAACAGATCAGAGCAGTCTTTAAAACTCATTTGAGAGTAGGTATTTCCCTAAAGAAGTCTGAAGTTGCAGATTAGCATTAGGCATccacaatcttctgtttattCTTCTATAGACTTTTCACCTTACCGAAGACATTTATAAAATCCAGTTGATGTTAGGATTCCACCTCGAGCTAATTTACTGCAGGTTGAGAGGTATTCAGAGTACATTTCCGCTCGAGAGACTGAGCAATCTGAATTCACCTCAAAATGTGCATTCAACctaaaaatgaagaaagaaaaataaatgatgaaaCACACTGCAACATGGACATTACTTTTCAAAGGGTTGAAACGCTACTCTCTGGCTGAGTAAAGGATTTTGGACAATCAGTAACACtgctaatttaaaatattgaaaacagcattttaatgcACTCTCCTATCAAACACCTCCTCAATACAACGTAATTTTATCTTTCACGATGTAAACCTCAATGCCCAAAGTTAATACAAGGAAAAGCACAAAGATACATGGCAAAAATCGATCACATAACATCCTGTTGAgattattatttacatatataatatGCAAGACTTAGTAACATATTCACAAACCAAAAACTTATCTGAGaaaatttcagattgaaaatgTGTTTCAATGAAGTCCCCAGAACAACTTTATATATTCTCTACAAAATtctacaactttaaaaaaaagaaaaagaaaaaaaaaactatatataaCCCACAAATGTTAGAATATCTGGAAATTAACAGCTCAGTTCCTCACTGCCATATAATCCTTAATCATCTGCTCACCCCACCCAACTGTGTCTATCAgttaaataaattataaatttaaaGGCTTCAAACTATATCTTTTAAACTTTAGATCAAAAGTCAGATATACTTTAGCATTGCATACTCATTCTCTGTCAAAGGTTTCCATCAAAAATTTGCTGACCTTACAAGTAAAAATAAGTTTTTCAGACTGATCTGCTAATCTAGATGTAGTGCAATACACAGGAAAATCAGAGATATAGTAACAACCTTACCCTGAACTACCAGGATCATAGGGGAATAGGAGTGCTACAGAGGCAGAACATTCATCCCTGGAGGCAAGCAGGGTGAAGGCCTCATGTTGTCCTCGAACAACCGGCTCTGGCCAATGCTCCAGGCAATATCAATAAATTCCCAGGGAGCGAAGCAATGTGTGGTTCCTGAAGGACCTCCACAAAAGCAcagccaaccaaaaaaaaaaaaaggatattttcCTTAACTggtaatttttatttctttgagaTCCTCTATGCCAGCTCAGAAAGTTGGGAAATAGTTCCTTTCTGACAGCAAATGGAGACAGCAACAACTCTCTACAGAACACCAAAATATCTGCACTGCCATGCAGGCTCAAAGAGtatcaatatattttttaaactgtcagCAGTACAATCTATATCACCTATAGGATTTGAAAAAACACACCGTGTTCTCTATTGTTTAGCATCATCTAAAAGTACTATAACCAGAATGTAAC carries:
- the ARID2 gene encoding AT-rich interactive domain-containing protein 2 isoform X4, whose product is MFHTVTKCLMARDRFLKMRGMEILGNLCKAEDNGVLICEYVDQESYKEIICHLTLPDVLLVISALEVLYMLTEMGEVACTKIAKVDKSIDTLVCLVSMDIQMFGPDALTAVKLIEHQSSNHQVSEIRPQAVEHVSSQAHATAVPASRAAQHVAPPPGIVEIDSEKFACQWLNAHFEVNSDCSVSRAEMYSEYLSTCSKLARGGILTSTGFYKCLRTVFPNHTVKRVEDPNNNGQAHIHVVGVKRRAIPLPIQMYYQQQPTSATPVVRVDSIPDVSPSPSPAGIPHGPQSVGNHFQRTPVNNQSSNLTATQMSFPIQGVHTVAQTVSRIPQNPSVHTQQQQNATVTVIQNKTPISCEVVKATVIQSSVSQSAVPVTIAVGGAAQASNQNHSSAGPQPSVAVVSSQTLLHHQPVIQQQSPLHAVVPGQIPSGTPVTVIQQAVPQGHIFGRVQNLPACTSAVSQGQQLITTSSQPLQTSSQQPSAGNQQQDTVIIAPQQYVTTSASNIVSATTVQNFQVAAGQVVTIAGVQNPQTSRVGFQNIAPKPLPSQQVPPTVVQQPMQQQPPPSQQSVVIVSQPAQQGQTYAPAIHQIVLTNPASLPTGQTVQLTGQPNITPSSSPSPGPVTNNQVPTVMSSPSTTQSQGPPPTVSQMLSVKRQQQQQHSPAPSQQQVQVQVQQQQPVQMQVQPQQANAGVGQPSSGESSLIKQLLLPKRGPSTPGGKLILPAPQIPPPNNARAPSPQVVYQVANNQAPSFGVQGQSPAQQLLVGQQNVQLVQSAIQPQGAVQTVPISNLQILPGQLISNSPATIFQGTSGNQVTITVVPNTSFATATVSQGNTTQLIAPAGISMSGTQTGVGLQVQTLPTTQAPPAGQSPCAAAPPFKGDKIICQKEEEAKEATGLHVHERKIEVMENPSCRRGAANTSNGDAKENDMQVGSLLNGRKYNDSSLPPSNSGKTQNEANQCSQVSNGPSLELGENGAPGKQNFEQMDTQEIKSDLKKPLVNGICDFDKGDGSHLSKNIPNHKTSNHVGNGEISPVEQGNSDVMQQETAKGDQGERISNGPVLTFSSSPVVSGTQEAAKLLTQQLSGTNTDLPNGPLASSLNSDVPQQRPSVVVSPQSTASVIQGHQIIAVPHSGPRVSQSTLSSEVRSTNGTAECKTVKRPAEDNDRETVPGIPNKVGVRIVTISDPNNAGCSATMVAVPAGADPSTVAKVAIESAVQQKQQHPATYIQSMVTQSTPVTPVPTVQVQGQQINLQPSSYPTPSQHGEQVKKPGQNFMCLWQSCKKWFQTPSQVFYHAATEHGGKDVYPGQCLWEGCEPFQRQRFSFITHLQDKHCSRDALLAGLKQDEHGQAGNQKPSNKQPTAGSSTSTPRAQKAIVNHPSAALMALRRGSRNLVFRDFTDEKEGPITKHIRLTAALILKNIGKYSECGRRLLKRHENHLSVLAISNMEASSTLAKCLYELNFTVQSKEQEKDSEMLQ
- the ARID2 gene encoding AT-rich interactive domain-containing protein 2 isoform X2, with the protein product MSPFKKIPVVGGKELDLHALYTRVTTLGGFGKVSEKNQWGEIVEEFNFPRSCSNAAFALKQYYLRYLEKYEKVHHFGEDDDEVQPGNPKPQLPIGAIPSSYNYQQHSVSDYLRQSYGLSMDFNSPNDYNKLVLSLLSGLPNEVDFAINVCTLLSNESKHVMQLEKDPKIITLLLANAGVFDDTLGSFSTVFGDEWKEKTDRDFVKFWKDIVEDNEVRDLISDRNKSQDVPSEEWIWESLFHPPRKLGINDIEGQRVLQIAVILRNLSFEEGNVKLLAANRTCLRFLLLSAHSHFISLRQLGLDTLGNIAAELLLDPVDFKTTHLMFHTVTKCLMARDRFLKMRGMEILGNLCKAEDNGVLICEYVDQESYKEIICHLTLPDVLLVISALEVLYMLTEMGEVACTKIAKVDKSIDTLVCLVSMDIQMFGPDALTAVKLIEHQSSNHQVSEIRPQAVEHVSSQAHATAVPASRAAQHVAPPPGIVEIDSEKFACQWLNAHFEVNSDCSVSRAEMYSEYLSTCSKLARGGILTSTGFYKCLRTVFPNHTVKRVEDPNNNGQAHIHVVGVKRRAIPLPIQMYYQQQPTSATPVVRVDSIPDVSPSPSPAGIPHGPQSVGNHFQRTPVNNQSSNLTATQMSFPIQGVHTVAQTVSRIPQNPSVHTQQQQNATVTVIQNKTPISCEVVKATVIQSSVSQSAVPVTIAVGGAAQASNQNHSSAGPQPSVAVVSSQTLLHHQPVIQQQSPLHAVVPGQIPSGTPVTVIQQAVPQGHIFGRVQNLPACTSAVSQGQQLITTSSQPLQTSSQQPSAGNQQQDTVIIAPQQYVTTSASNIVSATTVQNFQVAAGQVVTIAGVQNPQTSRVGFQNIAPKPLPSQQVPPTVVQQPMQQQPPPSQQSVVIVSQPAQQGQTYAPAIHQIVLTNPASLPTGQTVQLTGQPNITPSSSPSPGPVTNNQVPTVMSSPSTTQSQGPPPTVSQMLSVKRQQQQQHSPAPSQQQVQVQVQQQQPVQMQVQPQQANAGVGQPSSGESSLIKQLLLPKRGPSTPGGKLILPAPQIPPPNNARAPSPQVVYQVANNQAPSFGVQGQSPAQQLLVGQQNVQLVQSAIQPQGAVQTVPISNLQILPGQLISNSPATIFQGTSGNQVTITVVPNTSFATATVSQGNTTQLIAPAGISMSGTQTGVGLQVQTLPTTQAPPAGQSPCAAAPPFKGDKIICQKEEEAKEATGLHVHERKIEVMENPSCRRGAANTSNGDAKENDMQVGSLLNGRKYNDSSLPPSNSGKTQNEANQCSQVSNGPSLELGENGAPGKQNFEQMDTQEIKSDLKKPLVNGICDFDKGDGSHLSKNIPNHKTSNHVGNGEISPVEQGNSDVMQQETAKGDQGERISNGPVLTFSSSPVVSGTQEAAKLLTQQLSGTNTDLPNGPLASSLNSDVPQQRPSVVVSPQSTASVIQGHQIIAVPHSGPRVSQSTLSSEVRSTNGTAECKTVKRPAEDNDRETVPGIPNKVGVRIVTISDPNNAGCSATMVAVPAGADPSTVAKVAIESAVQQKQQHPATYIQSMVTQSTPVTPVPTVQVQGQQINLQPSSYPTPSQHGEQVKKPGQNFMCLWQSCKKWFQTPSQVFYHAATEHGGKDVYPGQCLWEGCEPFQRQRFSFITHLQDKHCSRDALLAGLKQDEHGQAGNQKPSNKQPTAGSSTSTPRAQKAIVNHPSAALMALRRGSRNLVFRDFTDEKEGPITKHIRLTAALILKNIGKYSECGRRLLKRHENHLSVLAISNMEASSTLAKCLYELNFTVQSKEQEKDSEMLQ
- the ARID2 gene encoding AT-rich interactive domain-containing protein 2 isoform X3 — protein: MANSTGKTQPDQRRKGLAFLDELRQFHHSRGSPFKKIPVVGGKELDLHALYTRVTTLGGFGKVSEKNQWGEIVEEFNFPRSCSNAAFALKQYYLRYLEKYEKVHHFGEDDDEVQPGNPKPQLPIGAIPSSYNYQQHSVSDYLRQSYGLSMDFNSPNDYNKLVLSLLSGLPNEVDFAINVCTLLSNESKHVMQLEKDPKIITLLLANAGVFDDTLGSFSTVFGDEWKEKTDRDFVKFWKDIVEDNEVRDLISDRNKSQDVPSEEWIWESLFHPPRKLGINDIEGQRVLQIAVILRNLSFEEGNVKLLAANRTCLRFLLLSAHSHFISLRQLGLDTLGNIAAELLLDPVDFKTTHLMFHTVTKCLMARDRFLKMRGMEILGNLCKAEDNGVLICEYVDQESYKEIICHLTLPDVLLVISALEVLYMLTEMGEVACTKIAKVDKSIDTLVCLVSMDIQMFGPDALTAVKLIEHQSSNHQVSEIRPQAVEHVSSQAHATAVPASRAAQHVAPPPGIVEIDSEKFACQWLNAHFEVNSDCSVSRAEMYSEYLSTCSKLARGGILTSTGFYKCLRTVFPNHTVKRVEDPNNNGQAHIHVVGVKRRAIPLPIQMYYQQQPTSATPVVRVDSIPDVSPSPSPAGIPHGPQSVGNHFQRTPVNNQSSNLTATQMSFPIQGVHTVAQTVSRIPQNPSVHTQQQQNATVTVIQNKTPISCEVVKATVIQSSVSQSAVPVTIAVGGAAQASNQNHSSAGPQPSVAVVSSQTLLHHQPVIQQQSPLHAVVPGQIPSGTPVTVIQQAVPQGHIFGRVQNLPACTSAVSQGQQLITTSSQPLQTSSQQPSAGNQQQDTVIIAPQQYVTTSASNIVSATTVQNFQVAAGQVVTIAGVQNPQTSRVGFQNIAPKPLPSQQVPPTVVQQPMQQQPPPSQQSVVIVSQPAQQGQTYAPAIHQIVLTNPASLPTGQTVQLTGQPNITPSSSPSPGPVTNNQVPTVMSSPSTTQSQGPPPTVSQMLSVKRQQQQQHSPAPSQQQVQVQVQQQQPVQMQVQPQQANAGVGQPSSGESSLIKQLLLPKRGPSTPGGKLILPAPQIPPPNNARAPSPQVVYQVANNQAPSFGVQGQSPAQQLLVGQQNVQLVQSAIQPQGAVQTVPISNLQILPGQLISNSPATIFQGTSGNQVTITVVPNTSFATATVSQGNTTQLIAPAGISMSGTQTGVGLQVQTLPTTQAPPAGQSPCAAAPPFKGDKIICQKEEEAKEATGLHVHERKIEVMENPSCRRGAANTSNGDAKENDMQVGSLLNGRKYNDSSLPPSNSGKTQNEANQCSQVSNGPSLELGENGAPGKQNFEQMDTQEIKSDLKKPLVNGICDFDKGDGSHLSKNIPNHKTSNHVGNGEISPVEQGNSDVMQQETAKGDQGERISNGPVLTFSSSPVVSGTQEAAKLLTQQLSGTNTDLPNGPLASSLNSDVPQQRPSVVVSPQSTASVIQGHQIIAVPHSGPRVSQSTLSSEVRSTNGTAECKTVKRPAEDNDRETVPGIPNKVGVRIVTISDPNNAGCSATMVAVPAGADPSTVAKVAIESAVQQKQQHPATYIQSMVTQSTPVTPVPTVQVQGQQINLQPSSYPTPSQHGEQVKKPGQNFMCLWQSCKKWFQTPSQVFYHAATEHGGKDVYPGQCLWEGCEPFQRQRFSFITHLQDKHCSRDALLAGLKQDEHGQAGNQKPSNKQPTAGSSTSTPRAQKAIVNHPSAALMALRRGSRNLVFRDFTDEKEGPITKHIRLTAALILKNIGKYSECGRRACK
- the ARID2 gene encoding AT-rich interactive domain-containing protein 2 isoform X1, translating into MANSTGKTQPDQRRKGLAFLDELRQFHHSRGSPFKKIPVVGGKELDLHALYTRVTTLGGFGKVSEKNQWGEIVEEFNFPRSCSNAAFALKQYYLRYLEKYEKVHHFGEDDDEVQPGNPKPQLPIGAIPSSYNYQQHSVSDYLRQSYGLSMDFNSPNDYNKLVLSLLSGLPNEVDFAINVCTLLSNESKHVMQLEKDPKIITLLLANAGVFDDTLGSFSTVFGDEWKEKTDRDFVKFWKDIVEDNEVRDLISDRNKSQDVPSEEWIWESLFHPPRKLGINDIEGQRVLQIAVILRNLSFEEGNVKLLAANRTCLRFLLLSAHSHFISLRQLGLDTLGNIAAELLLDPVDFKTTHLMFHTVTKCLMARDRFLKMRGMEILGNLCKAEDNGVLICEYVDQESYKEIICHLTLPDVLLVISALEVLYMLTEMGEVACTKIAKVDKSIDTLVCLVSMDIQMFGPDALTAVKLIEHQSSNHQVSEIRPQAVEHVSSQAHATAVPASRAAQHVAPPPGIVEIDSEKFACQWLNAHFEVNSDCSVSRAEMYSEYLSTCSKLARGGILTSTGFYKCLRTVFPNHTVKRVEDPNNNGQAHIHVVGVKRRAIPLPIQMYYQQQPTSATPVVRVDSIPDVSPSPSPAGIPHGPQSVGNHFQRTPVNNQSSNLTATQMSFPIQGVHTVAQTVSRIPQNPSVHTQQQQNATVTVIQNKTPISCEVVKATVIQSSVSQSAVPVTIAVGGAAQASNQNHSSAGPQPSVAVVSSQTLLHHQPVIQQQSPLHAVVPGQIPSGTPVTVIQQAVPQGHIFGRVQNLPACTSAVSQGQQLITTSSQPLQTSSQQPSAGNQQQDTVIIAPQQYVTTSASNIVSATTVQNFQVAAGQVVTIAGVQNPQTSRVGFQNIAPKPLPSQQVPPTVVQQPMQQQPPPSQQSVVIVSQPAQQGQTYAPAIHQIVLTNPASLPTGQTVQLTGQPNITPSSSPSPGPVTNNQVPTVMSSPSTTQSQGPPPTVSQMLSVKRQQQQQHSPAPSQQQVQVQVQQQQPVQMQVQPQQANAGVGQPSSGESSLIKQLLLPKRGPSTPGGKLILPAPQIPPPNNARAPSPQVVYQVANNQAPSFGVQGQSPAQQLLVGQQNVQLVQSAIQPQGAVQTVPISNLQILPGQLISNSPATIFQGTSGNQVTITVVPNTSFATATVSQGNTTQLIAPAGISMSGTQTGVGLQVQTLPTTQAPPAGQSPCAAAPPFKGDKIICQKEEEAKEATGLHVHERKIEVMENPSCRRGAANTSNGDAKENDMQVGSLLNGRKYNDSSLPPSNSGKTQNEANQCSQVSNGPSLELGENGAPGKQNFEQMDTQEIKSDLKKPLVNGICDFDKGDGSHLSKNIPNHKTSNHVGNGEISPVEQGNSDVMQQETAKGDQGERISNGPVLTFSSSPVVSGTQEAAKLLTQQLSGTNTDLPNGPLASSLNSDVPQQRPSVVVSPQSTASVIQGHQIIAVPHSGPRVSQSTLSSEVRSTNGTAECKTVKRPAEDNDRETVPGIPNKVGVRIVTISDPNNAGCSATMVAVPAGADPSTVAKVAIESAVQQKQQHPATYIQSMVTQSTPVTPVPTVQVQGQQINLQPSSYPTPSQHGEQVKKPGQNFMCLWQSCKKWFQTPSQVFYHAATEHGGKDVYPGQCLWEGCEPFQRQRFSFITHLQDKHCSRDALLAGLKQDEHGQAGNQKPSNKQPTAGSSTSTPRAQKAIVNHPSAALMALRRGSRNLVFRDFTDEKEGPITKHIRLTAALILKNIGKYSECGRRLLKRHENHLSVLAISNMEASSTLAKCLYELNFTVQSKEQEKDSEMLQ